The DNA segment TGATCACGCTCTCTGGGCTGGAATGATTTTCTAAGGTGTAGCTGCTGCCTACGTTATACCCAAGCTAGCAAAGAAAATGCAAAGCTGCCAAGGCAGGACAAATGCAAGGGCTGGAGAATTACACCAAGGTTTTAAATGAAGTAATTTAAACAAAGTAATTACCTGGGGCTGGCAGATCCCAGGTGATCTGAAACTGGGCAAAGGCCCAGCAAATGGGCTGTGGGAAATAcactgggcagggctggagggcacCTGCtgggcctttccctgctgctccctgccaggTTATTAGCACTCCAGGGCCCCAGGGGAGGGCTCTGTTCTCAGCACTAATTGGAAGAGGAGCATCTCTGGGGGCTGCTAATTCACTTAGGCCTGAGTGCCAAGTGCTGGGCTGGGGACTGAGGCGATTTTGCTGGCTCCCAGATGCAGCTGTTAGCAATTaacggtgctgggggggcagccgCCGGCTCCGGAAAGCTGCGCATGGCTCCAGAGGCCGGCTCGTGGGGAGCCGTGGGCCTTGGGGGAGTGCTGAGCAAAGAAGGGGAATGCCAAGCCCTGTTtaaccctctccctgctgcttgcAGGGAGCCCATTCTCCAGCCTCCTGCCACAGGTTCCTTGCCAGCCCAGGGGAGCTGGCTTAGCCATTGCACCTGCTCCCATCACTCACCACGGGACAGGTGGTGCCCCCTGATTCAGTCATTCTAAAGGCACAGCAGCCCCTGGACTATCCCAGAGACCCTGGGCATCTGCTCAggatccctgccctgcctccagctccacCCTGGGTGGGACCTCCCAGCTCACCCCGCTCCCCTTCCACAGCCAGCCTGGAGAGCTGCTGCTTCCCGGGGTACCCTCAGGGAGACAAATCCACAGGTCTGGACTCCCCAGTCAGAGCCCGCCCCTCCATAGGACACACCTGActgcaatgcatgctgggacctgtagtccCCTTGGGCCTCACCTCTTGATCTGCTCCAAAGGAGACCGAACTCTAGGGTTCCTGCCCTGTTGCCCATGGAGCTCCCTGATCAGGCAGAGTCACCGGTCGACTAAGCCCTTGGGGCCAACGGTTTGGTTAACCCCTCTGTTGCCGCACTTGAGGGACCCTCAGAGTTGCTCTGGGCAAGACCCCTGCATGCTCCCTGGATGGGCGCAGCTGTAGGAGGAGACCGGTGCTCCCACGTGCCAGGCTTACTCCCCTCAATGGAAAGTCTCTTGTTGGTTTCGCTCCGGATTCAGGCTACGGCTGCATTCCAGAGCTCCACGAACTCAGCGATCTGAAGAGACGGGGGCTGAAAGCAGGTTGGGGTTGGGCCCTTGTTTGGGTCTCTGAAGAGGGCTGGCAGGTTTGGGACTGGAGCCAGCTCTAGGTCAGCCAATGGCTTTTAACAGGAGATGCTCAAGTGTTGCCCGTCCTGTGGCTGAGCAGGGAGCGGGCGACGGtctgacatcacaagagcaggaGAGTGGAGCCATGGAAAGGGGATTTTTTAGCCAGGTGAGGTTTGTTTGCTACGGTGAACCCTGGTTAACTCCAATGCCTGACACACACTTGGGACAAAGGTGACCACCTTTGGTAAAGATTCCACACCCCGCTGTCAGGCGCACTACGCCGCTCCGAGCCGTCCTGCAAAACCAGACGTGATGCTCCTGGTATTTCTAAGGGAAAAACCGAGCAGACCCCTTCACCCCGCTCtcttttttaaccctttcagggccccTTCATGCGGCACGAAACAGCAAAACCAGGAACAAATGCAACTTAAACAAAACCGTGCAGTCCCTAGCAGGCCACTGTGACCCAGCAGTTTAGCGAGAAGAGAGCTGGATTCCTTTGGGCCTGGGAGTCCAGCTGGAGGGGGTGGCCCCGTGCGCCAAACAGCAGGGATGAAATTCCTAGAttcacagccctgcagcccctaccCAGCCTTCCTCCGTTGCAAGCAGATACGCTGAGCTCCATGCACTCTCCAGGGAGGGGACCTGTCGGGGGCAAGACCCTGACACCCCTGTCTGTTCTGCCTGGCCAGTCAACCCAGGGCATTTGCCAAAGTCCCCTCTGCTGCTGATTAGCATTGCTGCACTATGCCTGTtgtcctccaccccagaggtggctgcatcccagGATGCCCTGGGACGTGCTTTGGGATAGGAAGTGATGGGCATGCGGAAAACGTTCCTATTCTGGGCAATGACCTTTGGCCGCCACTGAAGGGTGACAATGGACTCTTGCAGGGAGGCTCAGACTGAGGCCCAGGCTGGCCGGTGGGGCCAGCTCGGCTCCAGGGGTGGCTCGTTTCTGCTCCCTCCGGGGGCACCAGCCAATGACCAGACCCTCCTGTAGGGAACCCTTGAAATCAAGTTTATTCACAGAGCGGCACTTTCCCGGGGAGGTGCCTGGCTGGCAGGGTCTGCAACTTGAACTCCTTCTCCATGAATCTTCTTCTGGGATACTGCAGCTTTTACTCCAGTCACAGCTCCGGCCCCTCCCAGCCCattccccctcccagccagcaAGGGCTATTCACAGTGGGATCCCCCGAGGGCTCAGTTACCTCCACAATCAGTGTGAACTTAGGGTCATTATTTCACATGTAGGATCTGGACCTTAAACAAGAGCTGCagatcgggattgaggggcaccggcagcactccggggggaccaggactagaatagcagggggctgtgggtcaggattggggagcaccagcagagctgtggtggcagggggtgtgtgtgtgtgtgtgagatcacaGGTGCCCGCGAAGGTGCTAATTGCTCAGTGCCGTCCCCCCACGCCCTGAGCTTGCTGAGAAGGGGAGATGCCCTGGGATGCTGCATGTCCGTCAGTCcatggggggagtggggagcccagccctgaaccccggcCCTGCCGGTAGCGGTGACTGCGTGGCGATGGCTTCCTTCCCTGCTGGGATGGCGACAAACCCAGAGGCAGCCCAGTCCTGTGGCGCGAGTGCCCAGCGGGCAGGGCACGACGCGTCAGCGGGGCCCTGCCCCGCCTGGGGGGTCGGTGGAGGGGAGCCCGTAGGAAAACTGGCTGTGGCGTCCGCAGGCCAGGAAGTCGGCTCCGTGTGCAATGCAGCACACCCAGATCTACGGGGGGCGAGAGGGAAACCAGCTGAGCTGCTGATTGGGACAGAACGCTGGGTTTGGGGGCGGATGGAGCAGCCTGGGGGTGTTGGAGCAAAGGGGGGAGATGACCTAGTGACCCCCACTCACTCTCTGCCCCAGAGTCCAGCCTGCGCGGTGGGATCAGAGCCCCTGACCTGAGCCACGCTCCAGAGACCGACCAGAGCCTGGTACCAAGCCCACCACtgactggggcctgggggctggaTAATGTGGCAGCTGGTTCTGACTTGCCCCAGGCTAGGGTCTGCCCGTCTCTGACCAGCCCTTGTcccagctctgtaggcagcaGGTGCCCCTGAAAACCAGTGGGTGCGGGCAGGGGCTGCCCAATCTTGCTCTGATCACTGGAGCGGCTCTGTGAGGGGTCCCCCTGTTGTTCCCCTATCTGACCAGTAGGGGGTCCCCTTTGGAGTCAGGCACTGGGGGGTCGCTGGGGAGGGACATGAGGTGCACGGCTTGGCAGAGAACTCCCAGGTCCTGAGCCCCCGAAGTGCTCACAATCCCCCCCCACCAAGTactccctcccagcccaggaCCGGATCCCCCAGCCCTAGagcacaggccccgcccccagccgccCTACCAGGTAGGCGGTGAAGGCCACGTAGCCAGCCAGCACGAAGGCCAGGGGGATGTAGTAGGCAATGCTGCCCAGCGTAGGGATGTAGATCACCACGAAGTAGAGGTTAATGGCGCAGATCAGCCCGGTGATGAGGATCATCAGCACCTTCCCGACACTGCGGAGACCAGAGCACCCGTgagcccggcctggccccctccCGACAGCTGCCTGGTGGGGGTCCAGCCTCTCTGACTCTGCATGGGCTGGCCCCGCTCCACCCTGCCTCCTGTCCCGTGCAGGGGGGTGCACCAGTGCGGGAGGGTCTGATGCACGGCTGAGCCTGCCTGTGTGGGGCCGTGCGCCAGGGCGTAGCTCCcgtgccctgtgctgccagcccgGCTCTTGCAGGCCCAAGGGGGCCCGGCGAGCACATGGCAAGCACGGCCTGCCCACCTGCACCCACCTGtgaccctccccccaacccagccACGCGATTGGCTGAAGGATGCCCCGCCCCCAGGTCCTGACAACCCCCAAAGTTCCGGGGTTCTGCTGCTTGTTAATTTCAGCATTTGGGGGGATCTGGACGCCAGGCgccctggggaggctgcctgCGCCCCCAGCCATTGGCCCGGCGGAGAGGTGGGACCCCCAGGCCCGGGCAGATACTCACATGCCATTGGTGAACTCCTGCATGAGTGGCCGCATGCTGGTGAAAGTGAGAACTGGGAGGACGGCAAAGGGGAGCTGCAAGGCAGAGGGGCagggtgagaggggaggggacCCTGCTCCCAGgtacctgcccccaccccccactaccCCCTTGCCCCGAATCAGCTGCGCCCAAGGTCCAGGCCCGGCTCTCACCAGGATGCTCTGCAGCACGTTGAGCAGGTCGTTCATCCCCGTCAGGTCGCTGACGTCCTTGAAGGCGGCGATGAAGACGGTGGGGAGGATGGCGAAGGAGCGGGTGAAGAGCACGCGGGCAAAGCGGGACCAGCGCAGCTGCAGGAACCCCTGGGGAGGGACAAAGGGGGGGACGCCCCGTCAGTGGGTGAGAACGATGCCGGGGGCCTGACGCTGCAGGGTCACTGGGGGGAGAGGCCCCTGGAGCCGGATCTGCCCCTGCAATGGCTGGACTGGCAACGTCCAGAGATCAAAAAACAGGAGATTGGCTCCAAAACTCACAACATTTTTCAAAGCGATTCTACTGCGTTTTTCCGGGCAGGGTCTTGATGTTTGGACTCCGCCCCCCAGGGCGTGGGCGTGGGCCAATCTCCTGCCTGCGCTGGAGACAGCGATTTTTGGTCCCAGCTGCAGGAGCTCTGACTCCCACCTCTGCCCAGCCATTAATCCTGTCCCCCATCAGTTctctccccacccaacccccatcaaTTCAGCCCCCCCAGGTCAGCCCCTCAGCCCCCATCGCCACCACCACCTCAGTTCAGCCCCCGCTACCCGATCGCCCACCACCACCCTCAGGtcaccctcccagcactcacTCCAGTGCTCAGAACCCACCATCCATACAGCCCCCCCGGGGCACGATTAATTCTCGAGAGTCTGCAATGGGAGCGGAGGACACGCCCCGCCCTGTGGGGTCGGGCCGTCCAGCCCTGGAACGTCCTGTGCTGAAtagacacccccccgcccccctttgaCCCTCCAGCCCCAGGAGCTCAGCGAAAAATAGTTTCCTTTCCCAAGTTTCCTTtccccctggtggggagggacGGCGCTGCCACATGGAGCAAAGCTGGGCTTCAAACACACGTGAACTAGGCTCCTCACCCACCCCCAGGGGTCACCCCGCCCAGGGAACGCGGGTTAAAGCGCCCGGTCGCCGGCCACGTCCACACTGGGTTAGCGAACACGTGAGCCGACCCGTGTTTCAGAGCATCCCCTCGTAGTCTGGGGATGGGACGGCCAACGTGAACAAGGGTCTTGCTCGGGGAAAGCAAGGCCTGGCCCagcaagggggggaggaaacactATGAAATGCAGAAggagctgcgggtcgggagtgaggggcaccggcagagttagtggggggagcccagggggctgtGGATTGGGATTATGAGGCACTgacagagttggggcggggggagcccagggctgggctagcggggagGGGCTGCGGGATTGAAGGGCGCCAGCCGAGCTGTACACAAGGGGCCGTTATTCACGTGGTTCTGTCCTCTCCCCGGCTCTAACTCTTCGTCTCCTCCTCCCTCAGAGCGTCCGAGTCATTCACAAGTTTTAGGAAAAACAAACCGAACTCGGCTGTTAAATGTTTCCATTATTGGGAAAAGCGCGGGGCCAGGTCCCTGATGCCCCGACACCAACCCCCACTGGCCCAGTGCAGCGGCTGGGCCAGCCGACGTGTCTAGAGAGCCAGGAAGCCTGGTTCTCTGAGCTGCTAGGACAGGGAGAAATAGCTGCGTGCAGGGCTGGACGCGCAAACCTTTGCTTGGGTTAGGTCTGTGCagtccccccagccagccctagaTGTCACCGCGCCGCTGGGCAGTACATTAGTCAATGAGTCTCAGGTAGGTTCAGCTCCCCTTGTGCAAAGATTACAACCTAGCGACAAGCTCCAGACACAGAGACCGCTTGAGtggctgctgaaatgcagctgcctcggGGGTGGAGCGCAGCAGCAGCGCGCAACAAGTCAGCCCGACAGGTTTGAAGAAGGGAGGTAACGGGTTGATGTCTCGAAGTGAAAGCGCAGTGGGAGTTTTAGGGAGGCAACCTGAGTTCTGCAGACTGGAATTTGCAGAAAGTTCCTGGGAATTGCAAGAGATCAGGGTCTTCCTTTCACCCTGCCTTTGCGCCTTAGTATTCCCGCCAGCCTACAGACACTTGCATCTGCTTGtcctggggaaggggctgaggaGAAATGGAGCGAACTCCCGATAACCCCCCTGTGGTTTTTCCCCTGTGGAGCCGTCCCAGGCGCCCAGGCACCAAGCCGAGGAGTGTGGTATAAATGCCTAGAttagggggagagagacagacccCACTTCCAGCAAGCGCTTCCAATCTGCTTCCTTTAGGGGACAGAGAGCGGGCAGGCATGGGGGCATTTACTCTAGCTCCACCCATGACCCCAAACTCCCAGCGTTCTGGTAAGaggatcagcagtgaaatagttaaatgGTGCGGCTGTTGGTGTCATTAGACTCCAGAGTCAACGCCCCATTGGGgagaatggggcagttcacacctggCTCAGTGACGTGGTTGGaagcaggctctctgcagactcaggcaggcagcaGGATCACAGCTGGAAGTTTCTCTTTGCAGCAATAAGGGCCTCCGGGGAAGCGCTGGCTCCGCCCCCAGCCGGtaccaacccagcccagcccccatctCTCACCTCCATGACAAACTGCCCAGCGTAGGTCCCGGTCATGGTGGAACTCTGCCCCGCTGCCAGAATCCCGATGGCCCAGATATAGAGAGCAACGGAGCCGAAGTAACAGCCCAGAATGACTCCCTGAAGGGGGACAGAGCAGAGCCTGTGTTAGCAGGGCCCAAGGAGGGACCCCAAGTCCTCCCTTGTGGGGTAGGGCCAGGATCTGCTCCCGGCCTCTCCCACGCCAGGCTGGCAGGTCGGGGCAGTGGGAGGCTGCTCAGCAGTAACCCCTCGGTCCGGCTCTCAGAGATGGCAGCGATGGGCGGGGCAGGGTACGAGGGGCAGGGGAAATAGAACGGACCCCAATGGCTCCAGCAGGGACCCGGGAGAGGATTGTGGGCACCTGAAGGCTGAGGCCGGTGCAGGGGGCGCTGCCAGAAAAAGAGCCTGCCCTGGGAGGCCAGGATGGGCAaaccctccccctctcccatgGGGCTAAGCCGCTGAGCCCCACGCGTCCCCAtcccggcagcccagccccagctcccgggggggagggcaggggggtgtcTGTGCCCCCGACTCACCCCTTGGTAGATGTCCACGGAGACCGTCTCGTTGTTCCTGGGGAAGATGGGGGCGTACTGGCTGACGCTGCTGTTGGCGCAAACGTTGTACTGAAACACAGGGGGCGCGGGGCCCACCCGTcaggaggctgcctggcaaatgacctcactggggtgggggcaggagggcacTGGCAGGGGACAGGAGCAGGCCGGCCCTACAGCGGGCTGAGCAATCAGCGGACCACGCCTCCCCGCATCCAACGCTGCCCGGGGCCGAGCGGGCGACGGGGGACCAGCCGCGCCTGCAAGAGCCTATCAGATCCCGGGGGCTGGTGGCCCCAATCGCTGCTGGGTGGGTGTGCTCCCTGCTGCCCTCTAGTGCCCACCATGAGTCAGATGTGGCTGGAGGTCAGGGGAGCTGCCCTGTTGGCTCCTGGGGGTAGAGGCCTGGCTTTTTAGCGCGGAAGGTTGAGAGTTCTAGTCCCCAAGGGAGCTGGTGCTGGTAGTCGCTAGGGGCTCTGGTGGGGCAGTAAGATTTAAACTCAGCTGAGGATGATCACACAGCCTCTCGCAcccctgctggtggtggtggggggggtgtaCGGCTCAGGTGCTGCCCCCCGCTGGAGCTGCTGGGAAGTGCAGGCACGCCGGCGGCTCATCAGAGAGGGTGGTGGGACGCGGGGCCTGGTGTAGGGGAGAAGGCCCGCCCCTGCCCCCTGGTGGCGGGTACTCACCACGTCCTGGTTGGTGCGGTGGTAGAAGGCCTGGCCGAAGACGGCCATGACGAAGAGGTTGATGAGGAAGGAGACGAAGAGGGCGATGCAGGACTCGATCAGGAAGTACTTGTTGGCCTCGCTCACCTCCTGCCTCTGGGAGCGCGTCACTTCGCGGGTCTGGGCGGGGGCACACAGCGGGGGGCACCGTCACGCAGCTGGCTAGGCCAGGGCGGGGGGGACAGGGCTACTGGCTGTCTGGGGAGCCCTGAGCCCGTGGCGGGAATGGCATGCTCAGATGGTTCATGGGGCTatcatggggcagggggtggggtgcagcctggggcttGATGCCCCGCCCAGCTGGGCGGAGGAGCCAAGCATCTGTTTCCTGTTCCCAGGGTGCTGCCCTGGGTCCCACCCACGCTCCCACATACTGAGTATCCACCCCCTGGCTTCGCTCTCCGGTCGGTAGCAtccccaccccagctggagcaggggctgggagtgcAACATCGCCCCCGCTGGCAGGTCAAGGTATTGCACGCATGGCCTCCTAATGCCGCTGATGGCTGACTCCACATGCCTGcgtctgtaactttcactccatgcatctgaagaagtgaggttttttacccctgaaagcttatgcccaaatatctgttagtctttaaggtgccaccggactccttgttgtttttgtgactCCATCATGCGCACACCGGGCCCCCTGTGGGTTACAGAAGTGCCCCCCAGGATGAAGAGGGAAGGCAGCTGATTGGCGCCCACGGCAGGGTCGGGCGCCCACTCCGAGCCCTCACCTTGACCAGGGAGGAGTGGAGGTAGATGTTGTGCGGCATGATGATGGCGCCCACGATGCCCACGgcctgcagcagctcctcccgCCCGCAGCCGCGGCAGTAGGGGAAGAATATGCCCTTCAGCACCTCCGTCTGGGCAGGCCGTACCACCACGTACTGGGGACAGAGGAGGGGAGAGCGAGTGAGGAGAAGCATGGCTCTGGCTCCACGGCCCACTCTGCCCTTGTTGGCAGTGCTAACGCCGGCCTGCCAGGCAAAGCGGCAGTGAGCGAGCagtctccctccccagctccatgACACAGGAGTCCTCACCGGACCGGACGAGGTCACGGCAGCTCCATCACAGCGCACGGCCACACGAATCCCCACCCCAATCCATGGGGGGCAAAGACACGCCCCAGCCAGGACGCAGGGCCGACACCCCGAAGCCCACGGTCTCTAACGATTGCAAGCAGCTGCAAGGCGGCACCTCCCAGGGAAAAGCATCTGCTGCCACTTCGTCCTCCCTGGAGGGGAGTCTGCCATCCAAATACTGACCAGGCATCCCCCGGCTTAGCTTGTGGGACAAACAGGGACCCCAGTCAAAGGAAGGGTTTGCAGCTGATGCACCCTTGTAAAAAGACCTAACTCCCACATAGCTGCTGTGCTTGGCAGCAGGCCTCTGGAGGTGGCACAAGGGCTGCCCGGGCGAGGGGAAAGACGCGCCTGTCTGCTCTCCCCCCGAACgcctcccagagcagcagcgCCGCCCCTCCTGGCTCCAGCCGTGCCCAGTGCACTGAGATTTCCCTTTGGCCAGACGGGTCTGTAAGTGGCCCCTCCATAACGCGGGCAGCTCGGATCCCCACCTCTGCCCGCTCGCTGAGCACAAGTGCAAGGAACTTAACCGGGTGTAAGAGGGAGCTCGAGAGATCTGTGAGCGGGATTAGCTGATGGGGTTGCCCGTGATaggaggggactggactcagtgacccagtCGGATGTTCCTGTTCTCCCTCGGTCACTGGGGACCTCTGTGGAGTCTCAGCCTGTGATCACGGCCCGAGGTAGTTCTGTGGTGTGAACTCTGGGCCGTTCCTCCCCTGCTCACACGCAAGGGCTGGGCAAAGCAGCCAGGAAATGTCTCTTTACCTCGTAGCCAAAGGTCACTGCCATGATAGTGATCAGGAGACCGAAAAAGGCTTCCAGCTTCCGGAGACctggaggggaaatggagaacaTGGGAGCTGCACGCTGCAGCCATGCTCAGACAGGCAGCTCAGAGCCAGCCACTGGGACCAGGCGGCACGTTTGGCTTGGGGACAATCTCATAGACTCGGAGAGtcaaaggctggaagggaccatcgtgatcatcttgtctgacctgcaCCTCGCAGGCCAccgaacctcgcccacccacccCTGGAACAGACCCCGagctctggctgagtcactgaggCCTCAGAGCATGGTccaaagacttcaagtgacagagaattcaCCCTtggctctagttcaaaccagcgaGTGACCCGCGCCCCACGCTGCAGGGGaaggcgaccccccccccccccccagggtctctgccaatctgatctggggggaaaattccttcccaaccccaaatctggtgattggttagaccctgagcatgtgggcaagacccagcagccagaccccctgggaaagaattccctGGAGTGACTCAGGgctccccatccagtgtcccatccccGGCAGTTGGGGATATTTGCTGGTAGCAGTCgaagatcggctacatgccattgtcgGCAGTCTCACCATACCAGCCCCTCCCTACACTTATCACACTCATTCTTGAAGCCAGTTCAGGGTTTTGCCCCCagtgctccccttgggaggccgTTCCAGAACTTGGAACAAACCTTCCTCCAATTTCAAGCCAAagcttgttgatggccagtttatatccacgtgttcttgtgtccacattggcacttaacttaaataattcctctccctccctggtatttatccctctgatgtatttatagagagcagtcacctctcccctcagcctgcgTTTGgtcaggctaaacaagccgagctctgagtctcctctcagaaagcaggttttccattcctccgaTCACCCTAACAGCCCtactctgcaccttttccagtttgaattcatccttcttaaacacaGGAGCTCAGAACTGCACAGGGTATTCCAGATGAGTCTCACCAGTGCCTCGTGTAATGGtcctaacacttccctgtctcctggaaatacctcgcctgatacaGCCGACGACCGCATGAGCCTTTTTCACGGCCGCGTCACGTTGGCagctcacagtcatcctgtgattgaccaatacacccaggtctctctctgcctctgtcacTTCCACCTGATCCTGGCCATACCTCCcgactttgtgtcatccgcaaatttgaTTAGCCCAGTCCCACTTTTTGGGCCAAGGTCATTAATTAAAATCAGATTGGTCCCAAGGCTGTCctctagtaacctccctccagcccgtCAGTTCCCCTTGCAGCATGATCCATCATAGCCTGTGTGATGCAGACCTGTGGTTCCCAACATGGGCCacgctgtgtcagacccacccctctcccgccccctcgCTCCCTCCCTGCCGGCAGCCCCCACGGTGCAGATCTCACCAGGCCACCTGTGACTCCCTCCCGCCCCGCTGGGAGGTTGCCGCCCTCTGACTTGGGTCCTGGCTGGGTGGACGCCACGGAGGAGCGAAGCCGCACCACAGGGAGCGTGGCGGGGAGCTGGGCGTTGGGTTAAGTGTTGCGGCCAGGGCTGGGCTACGAAGAGCAGCAAGCCGCactgggaaagggagcaggaaactgactagaaacagaGCGTGAAACCGACCAGCCTGGGAAAAACCTCCTTGTTCTGCAGCTTCCTAACCTAACCCCTCCATGTAAACCGGGCAGGTGgcaccggcagctccccccccccccccgaacttaCCGTATTTatccaggaagaggaagaagagggtgtCGATGATGGTGATGAGGACTCCGCCCCACAGGGGGATGCTGCGGGGGGAAATCACAGGGGTTACTGCTATGACGAAGCCGGGGGAGGCTCACTCCTGACGCCGTCTTGTGCTggacaggcagcccccttgctaGAGGAAGGCGAGGGGAGGGGTCGTCTCTGCTTGTGAAAGGCTCAGCTGAGCGACTCTGTCTCCGGCGCACAAGCCTTCAGGGAACGCGACGCGCTGGGGTGCAGCCAAGCCCTGGAGCTCTGGCTCTAAGAGcaggctgcagagggactctgGATTCGTAGAGCCTCAGGCCAGAAGGGGCGTTGTGACCACCTAGTCTGACCCGGTAGGCCACAGGACTTTCCTGAATTCACTCCTGGTGGAGCTAGAGTGGATCTTTAGAAGCACATCCCATCCTGCGTCAAACATT comes from the Emys orbicularis isolate rEmyOrb1 chromosome 11, rEmyOrb1.hap1, whole genome shotgun sequence genome and includes:
- the SLC11A1 gene encoding natural resistance-associated macrophage protein 1; its protein translation is MAPPEPGSRRSQRRTQKGQNYRTMGAPELPPRQDQTYLDEKIAIPDVGGPGFSFRKLWAFTGPGFLMSIAFLDPGNIESDLQCGAVAGFKLLWVLLWATILGLLCQRLAIRLGVVTGLDLGEVCYQYYPKVPRVLLWITIEIAIIGSDMQEVIGTAIAFSLLSAGRIPLWGGVLITIIDTLFFLFLDKYGLRKLEAFFGLLITIMAVTFGYEYVVVRPAQTEVLKGIFFPYCRGCGREELLQAVGIVGAIIMPHNIYLHSSLVKTREVTRSQRQEVSEANKYFLIESCIALFVSFLINLFVMAVFGQAFYHRTNQDVYNVCANSSVSQYAPIFPRNNETVSVDIYQGGVILGCYFGSVALYIWAIGILAAGQSSTMTGTYAGQFVMEGFLQLRWSRFARVLFTRSFAILPTVFIAAFKDVSDLTGMNDLLNVLQSILLPFAVLPVLTFTSMRPLMQEFTNGIVGKVLMILITGLICAINLYFVVIYIPTLGSIAYYIPLAFVLAGYVAFTAYLIWVCCIAHGADFLACGRHSQFSYGLPSTDPPGGAGPR